CTCGCTTCTGGAACCCTAGGTTCTGATTCGATTCAGAGGATTTCGAAAGTTCATGATCAGTATCTTGAGTTTGTTACTCTTGAGGATAACCTGTTTTCGTTGGCTCAGAAATCTTGTTTTCTTCAGCTTAATGATCCTTCTGCTGGTGACCGTGAAATTGAGGATATTGTTGAGAAGATTGTTTCGGGATTGTTTTGTGTTTTGGCGACGCTTGGTGTAGTGCCTGTTATTCGTTGTCCGCGTGGTGGTCCGGCTGAAATGGTTGCTACTGCTTTGGATCAGCGGATTCGTGATCATTTGTTGTCGAAGAATAATTTGTTTACTGAGGGTGGGAATTTTGTTAGTTCTTTTCAGAGGCCTGTTTTGTGTATTTTTGACAGGAATTTTGAGCTTCCGGTTGCCATTCAGCATGATTTTAGGTATCGGCCATTGGTTCATGATGTTCTTGGGTTGAAGTTGAATAGGTTGAGTGTTCAGGGAGAGAAAGGTGGGATGAGATCTTATGAGTTGGATAGTGCTGATACGTTTTGGGTTACGAATGGGGGGTTAGAGTTCCCTGAGGTTGCGGGGGAGATTGAGACTCAGCTGAATAAGTATAAGAGTGATGTTGATGAGGTGAATAAGAGGACCGGAGGAAATCACGGTGCTGAGTTTGATGGGACGGATTTGATTGGTAATACAAAGTATTTGATGAATGCTGTGAACTCTCTGCCTGAGCTGACTGAGAGGAAGCAGGTGATTGATAAGCATACTAACATTGCTACTGTTTTGTTGGGTGAGATCAAGGAGAGGTCACTTGATTCTTATGCTAAGAAGGAGAATGACATGATGGTTAGAGGGGGTATTGAGCGGAGTGAACTTCTTGGTGTGCTGAGAGGGAAGGGAACCAAGATGGATAAGCTTCGATTTGCCATCATGTATCTTATTTCATCGGAAACCATTAATCCGACTGAAGTGGAAGCTGTGGAAACAGCGCTGAGAGAGAGTGAGGTTGATACTGCTGCTTTTCAGTATGTGAAAAAGATTAAGTCTCTGAATGTTTCGTTGGCATCGGCGAATTCTGCTAGCAGAAGTAATATTGTTGACTGGGCCGAGAAGCTCTATGGACAGTCAATAAGTGCGGTGACTGCCGGTGTCAAAAATCTCTTATCTAGTGACAGGCAGCTAGCATTGGCAAGGACTGTTGAAGCCTTGATTGAAGGGAGACCAAATCCTGAAACAGATGGGTACCTGGCATTCGATCCTCGTGCTCCCAAGTCTGGTTCGGGAGCAAGTAGCAGCCTTTTGAAAGGGCCATTTAAGGAAGCAATTGTGTTCATGATTGGTGGTGGTAATTATGTTGAATATTGCAGTCTGCAAGAGCTTGCACAAAATCAGCAGCCTCCCAAGCATATTATATATGGAACGACCGAACTCTTAACTGGAGTGGACTTTGTAGAGCAGCTTACATTGTTGGGGAAGAAGATGGGTTTGGGTAATGTTGGTTCTACCCCTCCTCAGTAGTTCAGATGTGAATGTATCCACAATTCGGCTTGCCAAATTATTCTTTAGTATACAGAAGAAAACTCTCAGATATTATGAGGTAAAACAGGAAAAATCAATCTGCTTTTGATGTTCATTGTCTAAAACTGATGAAGGATTTTGTGCTTTACAGTGCCTTCTTGATTATAAAGCAAGGGGATCACTTCTTTGTAGTTTTTTGTAGCATAGTCAATTATGCTTTATTTCATTGTAGTGAAAAGTTGTTTATTGACATGCACGACCTGCCTTTGATGATTTGTTTTCACTCCACAAATGAGATGTTATGTTGAAAATCATAATGTATTAATGAGAGCAAGCGTCTAATTGGACACATTTTGCTGTTCTTCCTACCATTTTGTATGCAACTTGTTTAGATTGATCTATTTGGCTGATTTGCGAGTGTTACTTACCGCCTAAATCATGTGTCTAATTAAGTCTATGGCCGTGCAGTTACGTCTTTTGTCAGGCTGATGTTTTAGTTTAATTATCCATTCTTGAAGCATCTTATTTAGATTGATCTGTTTGGGGTTTAAGTAGTGTAGATCGATCTGTTTGGTGGATTTGTGAGTATTACAGCCTAAATCTTGTGTATCCAATCAAGCCTATGGCCATGAAGTTACATCTTTTGTCATGCTGGTGtctagtttaattaatattttaatttttcttgtcgAACCCAGTATCAAGTATGAATGAATCCCATTTGCATTCTGAGATGTCTATCCTATAAGTCTAATGACAATAGTTCTGGAAGGTTATACTTCGTTCATCATTTCCAGATATTGTTATGCCATCCAGCAATATGTTTTCCTGCTACTATTGTTCATGATTTCATTgcttcaccaccaccacctgcTTTGTTCAAAATTGCATCAGTAATTCTGCATTAAGCTAACCTATATGTATGTGCTGCTAGCAGCCGAATATGGGTAATCATGATGGTGTTAACATTTCTGTTCAGGTAAAGAAGCTCTTGTAAAGTGAATTTGGTTTTAAAGGAAGAAAGTAACTGTGTATCCAACCTTATATTTCAATGTTTTAAGATCCCGCCACATTGcactttaaatttaaatcaCAGTTGAATACACCCTTACTTAAAAAAAGCCTCCTAGTTTAAGATATGCTTGATGGAGCTTTTGTGCATGCTTGTAGTCTCTTTCAAATTGAGTTAGTTGCAATGCAAGACATTGGTCTGAAAGTAGAGTTGGTTTGAAATAATCAATTTGCGGCCACTTTCCGCAGATAATTATAATATGTTCTGTCTCTAGTTCAAAGACATGCGCCCTTCTAAAAAACCTCATAGCAGACCTTTTAAATTGCATtttcaataacaaaaaatttccAATTTCATGACATTTCACTGATAAAGTGTTGGTAGTTTTTGACTGGTTTAGATACAGGCTGCATAATTTCCTTTAATAAGGACAGCTTGCTgcatcaaatactttctagcaGATTGGACCTTTTTTCTGTATgcctttaatttttcttaactGCAATATCATAATACTTTATCCACATACTTAAATTACACATTCAGATCGgctgcttataaaaaaaaaaaaaaaaaacacattcagATCGGCAGCTAGATCTGTCAGTTGTTTAGTTCAAAAAGACAAGATATGAGTTGAGTCATGATGCTCTGAAAATGAATCATAGGATTTCAATAACAGATTTAAACAGAATGTCATAACATCACTTGCCACACGTATTACACTTTGTTGTATTGAACATTGCCAACTTCATCCCTTTCTTCGTCTTCTGTCTTCTATCTCCCACATCAAGGGTCTGCAAGTTCCCCCTTTGGCGAGGGACTTCAAATTGCTGAATTTGTAATTCCCTGCTTTAGTTTTGCTAACACATCGGCATATAGAACTCTACGCTTTTCACTGTCATGCTTCTATATTGTTGAGCATCATTTTTCTGTGCAATGATATACTCTtaattttcaatgaaaataATTCAACTATCTTGGTTCAAAGTGTCAACTTTTGTAAGCTAAATTGAATAtcagaaattttaaaaaaatgaaatatatataaagcTTCCTATTGCCACAGCTCATCCATTTCATGAGTATTGTCAAATAGGAATTAGACACCTAATATATAGATGAAAATCATTTGAACATTTAACCTCAAACATTGTAACTAAGGACAGCTTTCACACTTTggccttgtttggataaataactaATCTGCAGCTTTTAGcataaagttaaaataaagctaaaattgtttttgtataagctataaattgttttcataagatATCTTGAAGAGTTTATGAACATATGTCATaagtttttttgaacaagtatgtcataagttgttttcataagttcttctAAATAGTGTCGAAAtacttatgtcagtagataaactAAACCAAAAAAAGCTCTTCATCTCCAACAAAATGCATCTGAAGAAAGATATTAAGTTTTACATTTTGTATGTTTGGCATGCTCTATTTTCTAAATCTACTTTGAATTGCAAACACGTTCGCTAAAACGGTAATATGCATGGagatagtattttttttgttaaccctATGGTTCTCTAGGAATCTGGTACTATGATATtcagttgaaaaataaataaaaatattaaaaaattattcaagatTCTTCCAAATAATTCATTCTTAAACGAAACTCATTGATCACTTAAACTCGATCACTTACTGATTTTGAAACTATTATATAACTATAGCTATCTAGTACTATCTACACAAGTCATGTAGCATTTGTGTGTTGTGCATAACTAACTAATTTAGCTCATATTAAAAGAGGCACAAGTCATACATAGATATCCCTTTAAATGAATATCAATTTTCTCTTCAAATTCGGCGTCTCAAAAGAAATAGTAGTATTTATCACTTCATCTACAAACTAATACTCCCtacggtccttaatataagaaagattttactttttagattcattgagaatctaatgtatctagtccatattatatttatagactatatacattagattctcaatgaatctaagaagtaaattttttcttgtaTTAAGGACCGGGGGAGTATAAAAGAGgcaaatagaaatataaataaggCCATGAAAATATCCAAAAGTACCATCAAAATTTAGCTGATAAAAGTAAAACAGCAATAATAGAAGAGTTCCAATTTCAAAGGAAATAACAAAACTGTGTTCTGACCGAGAAATGTAAAACAACCACTGACTGACTCTAAGAAATAAAAAGACCACTCACAAGATGTCTTATTTTGATGCAAAATGGGATTGCAAAGGTTCAATTCGAAAGGAAATAACAAAACTGTGTTCTCAGTGAGAACCGAAGAACGACTGACTCTAAGAAATAAAAAGACCACTCACTAAATGTCTTATTTTGATGCCAAATTGGATTGCAAAGGCTCCAAACAGAACTGATAAACGTcacaattgtaaaataaattacGCCTTCAACCGACCATAAAACTTTTGTTTCTCCTGGGTAGTCTGGAAGCGACCATGTCCAAACTTGGAGGAGGTGTCAATGAACTTCAGGTTGATCTCTTCAAGAGCCAATCGAGATGTCTGCTTGAGTAGTGACTGACGAAGAGTGACAACCCGCTTCTTTGGTCCAACACAGCATCCCTTGATCATAAGATAATCATGCTTCACAATACCATAATGAGGAAATCCACCCATAGGGGTGATTTCCTTCTCAGTCCTGTAGTTAGCACATAACATAATTAAGTAATGCATAATCTGGATATAGAGAATTACAATTAATTAATGCAATTCAATATGAACATCTTTGAACTTTCATAAGATTAACCAAGATACATATGTTTTATTGAGAATACACGTCTACCAGTATACCTGTCAAATTCGGTGATGGCAGTATGTGACTCTTGGTCGGTCTTGCCAACCTTGTAGATCTTCTTATTCAACTCAGTACGATGATGATATCCATTCTGCCCAGCCCTGGCAACTGTGAAAGAAACACGAGCAGGGTGCCAGGCACCAATACAAGCAACCTTCCTGAGACCTCTGTGCGTCTTTCGTGGAAGGCGAGTGACACCCCAACGAGTTACCACACCTTCATAACCTTTACCTTTAGTCACTCCGATGATATCTATCATCTCATCCTTTTGAAAAACAGCATCAACAGGGATTTGCTTTTCAAAGAAACCATATGCATAGTCCACCTTCTGGCTCACGGTTCCACCATTAACTTGGATCTCCATCAAATGAgctttcttttgttttagacCCTTCAACTTCCTTATCTacagaaaacaaagaaatatgCCATTATGTTTCACCATTAACAGAAGTAGCTTTTAagtcagaaaaaaaatatacctACAAGGTTACAACTAGTAAATAAATGGACACGACTAACACATTTAAAAAGATTACATGTAAACACAGTAGGCCAGATTTACAGTATTTGAACACCATAATGATATAAGTCAGATATGCGAATCAAAATCAAGTCTGTTATGCCTCACTTATAAAACATTTAATGAAGGTTGTTTAAAAAGTTAACAGAAAGaaacaaactcaaataaaatacaACAAGCACAATCTTGGTACCTGAGTATGAGCAAGAACACGAATGACAGTGGCATACTTTTTCAATTTCTCAAGCTGAGTTTGAATATCTTTCTTCCCTTCGTCAGTTTCATATTTCTTGGTATACTTGGTAAAAGCTTTCTTCTTTGATTTGCACCAGTTCTTGTAAAACCGGCGCTTGATATCTTCACTAAGATGCTGAGCCCAAACAGTATTCAGTGTGCGAAGGCCTCGTGGTGTCTTCACGTATCCCACCactccaacaacaacaactggAGGAGTTTCAATGATAGTGACAGCTTCACATGTCTCCTTCTTATGAAGCTCTACAACAGCAATGAATGTTATTAGGCACAAATTCACCATGGTCATGCATATAAGCCACCATGAAAGAGAAACAGACAAAAAAAACATGTGATGATCTTAAAaaaatgccaaaacatcacactTACTTGATCCAGGTTTCTCGACCTCCCTAACTATATGAGTCATCCCAGACTTGTAGCCAACAAAAGCAGTCAACCTGCATGGTTTGGTGGGATCGTCTTTTGGAAAGGCTTTCACTGCAGTGGCAAATTAGATGAGGTATTTAGGGAATAAGAACAGTCGCATAACATTAATAACCAAAACCATGCAACTAGATATGGTAGTATGTTAACAAGCAtagggatatatatatatatatatattctacaCTTGGTATCAGGAAAACGGGAGAATAGTCTACATATAAAAGTTAATCAcattaatataaacaaaattgctCACCAACCTTAGAGACATAGACATAAACATCAAAAAGAGGTATATAAAGACAGATAAATGAGAAGGGGTAGTCATTATTAAAAAGAAACAGCAGATATCAAATATAGAGATGAATACTGAAGCAACCACGGGTACCAAATATATGTAGGTAGAATCACTAATTTTCAAAACAGCATAGGAAAGCAGATTGGGACATATGACAAGTTAGAAGACACAAAAATACTTACCTTGGTGAAAATGCAGAAAACAAATGGTATGTTTTAGGAAACAGGTACCATGTCATTGATTGtgtcataaattaaataatagttGTAGTAAAATGTAGCAAATTTCATGGTGTACTTCTAAGAATTAAATAAACCAAGTAAACAGCACAAATATGTTTATTGTTTTGCAAACTACTTGCATAGTAATAATCTAATAGAACCCATAGTCAATACAATGCAAACAAAGATGTGTTGTAGAGATATGAATAGTGAAGCATCCATGCCACAATGTATAAATAACTCAGTTTGTCAAAATACTAAAGAGGTAAAAAGAATTGAATCAAGtgtaatataagcaaaaatatgtTAATGCCAATTAGGCTCAAGAATGATAAAATTTGCATTTCAAAATTGGTTGCCAACCATAGAAACAGGCATTAACATCAAACAGGAATATATAAAGACATATGTTAGTATCAATTAGGTTCAAGAATGATATAATTTGCATTTCAAAATTGGTCACCAACCATGGAGAAAGACATaaacatcaaatatatatatatatatatatatatatatatatatatatatatatatatatatatatatatatatatagaggatgtatattatgagaatgataaagatatatgagaatatgagaatgaataatAGCCATTGGATTAAAATGAAGGAGTAGGATTAAAACATTCTGTTAAACTTTCTCTCTCCAACAAATACACGCCTCCCTTCTCTCTCCCCAACATCACACATAGACCACACCCACCGCTCACCTTATTCCGGCCGCTCAGTTCCGGCCGCTCATCTTATTCCCTCCTGTCGTCTTCGTGAGCACAGGTGTGCCGTCGTTCGCCGGCGCGAGCACAGGGTCGCCGTCGTTTTCCCACTCCATTCTTATTTCTTTTGAACCCTTTACCCTTTCATGTTCTTCGATCTCCCACCCTCTGCAAAATGTACCGGTAGGATTGGGTTACTGTAGTAAGACCACAATCGATGCAGATATGGtttcaaaacaacttataatgagtttttttatgcttttaaattctatttattttgtaattagATCTAGATCAAGCAAATTGGATAAATTTGTTGAATTAATAAAGAATAGAATGAGTATGAAGACACACAAGTGagaactgagaaatgaggattGATGTgtagaaaaaaaagtaagagGAACTGAGAAGGGTGGAAGTTGTGTTTGAGAGAAAAAGGAGTTCTGGGAAGGAAGAGAGAGTGACAGAAGCAGCAGAGCGGTTTGTGTTGTGAGAAGAAAGAATCTCATGTGACACATTAAAAGAgtcttttttttaatctctgTCACACATTTTTTATCACATGGCTCATATTCATTCTCACCATTCTCATATATAATTGACATTCTCATGTGatacatcctctatatatatatatatatatatatatatatatatatatatatatataaagacaaATAAATGAGAGGGAAAGTCATTCAAACTATAAAACACATATAGTATTAAAAAGAAACAGCAGATATTAAATAGAGAAATGAATAGTGAAGCAAACAAAGGTATCAAGTAGATATATCACACAGTTGCTAATTTTCAAAACAGTATAAGAAGGCAAATTGAGACATATGACAAGGTATAACACACACATATCATTGATTGTGtcattaaattatataataattgtagTATAACTTGgcaatttttttgaattactTGTAAGAAATAAACAAACCAAGTAACCAACAAGTACATCTTTATTGTTTTCGAAACGAATTACATAGTAATATGTTGCAGATATATGAGTAGGGAAGCACATGTACCAAAATGTAGGAATAACTCAATTTGTTACAatattaaaggaaaaaaaaattaaaccaattataattataatgtagGAATGTTAGTATTAATTAAGAACATatatttatcattcaaattttaattcaatGTTAATGAATAGAGAGAGTATTCATATGTACCTGAGAAAATATCTTCAGGTTTTCAACTTAAATAAAGTCAcaagaataatttaaaatagaaCTTAACAGACAAAAtcatgatgaaaataaaaattcattaaaagaAAACTTAGTTAACTTCAATAGATTGCTCAGATTACAAATGAAGAGTTTAAAGTCTGAATGTATTCATTCATTtcatgaaaagaaaaatgagaaataaaataataagtgtATCAtatagtttaaaaataaaaattgaaaaacaatttgGGGTTGAAAATAAGCCTTCAAACTGATCTAATAATCACATCTCAGTACAATAATCATGAAAGCACCAATTACCATCAGTGATAAAGAAATACTTCCAAACCAAAGGCCTATGGCAAAATGAATGCCAATTCTCTAGCTTATTTGTATTCCATACCAAAAACCCTATCAAAGGATTAAGGATAGATAAGCCGTTTTTGAGATTCCAGCCTTGATTAATCAGTTATCAATGGAAGCAATTTCGATCATCAAATAGGAAAATGGTAATAACATGATAATCCACTGAAAATCAATCAGTTTGAAAACAATTTACAACTAACAAATCAGATTCAATCTTCATCATTCAttgaacaaattaaaaacaaaatgtagATATAACCTTTTCCACGATGACGTGAAGCTCGTTTCCTTGGGAGAAAGCCGAGAGAACCGTGTCTAGGGTGCTCGAATTTCCGATGAGACATTTTTTTCCTAATTCAATTGAAAGGAAAACACAGTGTTAAACTCAAATTATAAGCATTGGTGATAAAGATAAAACCTAATAGATCCAAAGCAAATAACGATTAACAGAGAGATCTATGGAGCAAAGAAAAGAACGAGAAAGAAGAAATGTTTACCTGCCGCAATAGAGAAATAGGGAGAAGAAATGGTGTGAGGGTTTGGTGTACAAGCTTCGTCCTTTATATAGAGGTTGGCAGCACAGCAGCCTACTCTTCGCAtttctaaaccctaaaaaactAGAAATTGTGTCCTACTTACTACCTCTGAACCGtccgattaaaattaaataattcagATCTTAcgatatatttttattttttgtaataaaaaattttgagattaaaatttcaattgtttgattttaggtTAGCCGGAAGAAAATTACTCAACCACGCAAATATGGGGGCCTCGGAGTGAGAAGCTCTCGGTCTCATAACACGGCACTCCTTGGTAAACTTACATGGGAGATTCTTCAGACACCGGATAAGTTGTGGGTAAGTCTCTTCAACGATAGATACCTGAAGGGGCAGCTGCCGTTTAACGTAACTGTTACTGGCGGGTCTGTGATCTGGAACTCAATGGCGAAGGCCATGCAAATGCTAAAAGATGGGTTCACATTCAAAGTTGGTAATGGCGAGACAAGCTTTTGGTATGACTCTTGAATTCTTAAAGAAAAGTTATGTACGGTTGTACTCTATGTAGCAATTCAGGACACTTCCGCAAGGATTAAGGATGCTTGGTTTGACGGTAagtggaattttaattttttgtatacTAATCTTCCGGACAATGTTGCCAATGCTATCACAGCAACCCAACCTAGAATAGTGCAGAATTTGCCTGATGTTTGGACTTAGAGTAACTCGAGTTCGGGTATGTACTCCGTCAAGGATGCTTATAATTGGCTTTTGAACCCAGCACCGCTTTATGATCATGTCAACTGGAAGTGGATTTGGCAGCTTAATCTCCCggcaaatattcaattttttgtctGGCAACTCATTCATGAATCCATTCCTGTGCGCGCAGTTCTGCAACACCGTTGGGTCTGCAACACCGATATTTGTCCTCGCTGTGCAGGAGCCTCTGAGAACATCGGTCACTGCCTATTCTCGTGTCCGGATGCAGCACAAGTGTGGAATCTGACTGGTTTGGTTTTTAATCGCGACTCTTCCCAAGGGGCTGACACGTTCACATGGTATAAAAATATGGGTAAGATTCATGGATCTCTCTTCTTCATTGCTCTCtgggtgatttggtgtggaAGGAATGCGATTGTCTTCAATAACCATAGAGAAAATACTCACACCAGTATGGGAAAGATTTATTCCTTGCTAAAATCCTGTGAAGCTGCTTTTATGCCTCCGCATTCGGTAGCAGTTACGCCCGTTAACACGCGTTTAGTATCTTGGTCCCCACCTATGGAAGGTACCGTGTGTCTCAATGTAGATGGAAGCCTTTTCGGCGCTACAAGTTCAGCTGGTTACGGTGGTCTGATTCGGGATCATAACAGTGTTTTTATTTCGGGATTCTACGGAGCTGCTAATGTTCGAAGTATCTTATTCGTAGAACTCATGGCGGTGTTACATGGTTTACACATATGTTGGGAAAGTGGGTTCCGTCGGGTTACATGTTACTCAGACTCGCTTCAGTCAGTTAACCTTATTCGGGACGGTGTGTCTGCTCACCACAGGTTCGCTAATGAAGTCTTTAGTATTCGTCAACTCCTCGCTAGAGATTGGGAGGTTGCGATTAACCATACACTACGGGAAGGTAATGCGTGTGCGGATGCCTTATCAAAGATGGGTGCGTTATCTGACTCATCTTTAGTGAAAATCTCTACGCCCCCAGGTGACCTCTCAATGCTCTTGCTCGCTGATGCGCAGGGGATAGGCTTCATCCGGGAGTAGCTTTCGCTTCTGTttaatcttttgttttgttttctctattgtaaccagaaaaaaaaattagacggTCTTGAGATGGAAATTCATCTTTAGTAAACACTAAACAGCCATGAAAATTTGGCGACTATGTCCATTTCGATGGGCTTTAGACTCTATGTTCATTCCATCTGGCCCaatatatttttagaataaaaataatatctaAATATGATTAAAGTACCTATAATTATAACATTTTGAATTTAGTCctagaaagttttttttttctcatttagctctaaaattgttgattttaatAGTTGATGTCATATGTGGTCTAATAAAATCACGTCATGTTAGTCCAATAAGTTGATAGAAGGACtgaaaacaataattttataattttcagCGGCTAAATCGAAATCAACAGAAACTTATGAACTAACAtcaaaaaacacaataattacATTAACCTATGttgtctaaaaaaaaatcatatttaaaaccAAAGAAAATTTCTCAACGTGTCTTTTTATACTGTTTGAATCTATCAGCATTTACTACATGAAGCGTCTTTTCGATGGcctattttttataatacaaataaaTCTTCACACTTCTTCAAGATTGATTCAATATTTGGATTAACTTATCTACACATTTCACGGTGAATCTTCAACACATTATATGTTGGTAACCTTATTTGTAAGAGGTGacttgaatatatgtttataagtgagagaaaTTTTCACTGTATAAATCGATTTTGTAGCATTGAGTTAAATTCAACCCAAAATTATAAAATGGTATTATAGTGTCTAAAATATGTTGGGTCATGACGTATAATAAAGTTTCTGCTATCGGGTCATCTGCTATCAAGTTTGCGCTACCGAGTCACTCGTCATTTATATTCACGCACTAAGTTCAATAGTGTTGGGCTTGAAGACATGTCTTTAGAGTCTCCATTGGTTGAGAGATGATCTAAATGTATTTTTGTAAGTGGGGGTAGGCATgacaatggggcggggcggggacggattttgccctccccaaacccaaacccataaagtttgTGTTTCCCCAAATCCAtccaaattcgagcggggataaaaataaTAACCCCAAACCcgtacccaacggggatcggggatcctcatcgggtttcgggtatccccattacacctctttccacatgaatttagattgtattttagtatttttttatttaaaaaaagttaaatgtccaaaattattttctctcaacaatattttttaaaataaagaaaaaaaatagagaaaatggtttgtttaatactcaaatttaaaataaaaaataaatatatgaatgtaatttaagagat
This portion of the Trifolium pratense cultivar HEN17-A07 linkage group LG3, ARS_RC_1.1, whole genome shotgun sequence genome encodes:
- the LOC123913973 gene encoding SEC1 family transport protein SLY1, yielding MTLNLRQKQTECIARMLNLNQPLNASGTTNEEAYKILIYDKFCQNILSPLIHVKDLRKHGVTLYFLIDKDRKPVHDVPAVYFVQPIQSNVQRIIADASRSLYQTFHLNFSTSIPRPLLEDLASGTLGSDSIQRISKVHDQYLEFVTLEDNLFSLAQKSCFLQLNDPSAGDREIEDIVEKIVSGLFCVLATLGVVPVIRCPRGGPAEMVATALDQRIRDHLLSKNNLFTEGGNFVSSFQRPVLCIFDRNFELPVAIQHDFRYRPLVHDVLGLKLNRLSVQGEKGGMRSYELDSADTFWVTNGGLEFPEVAGEIETQLNKYKSDVDEVNKRTGGNHGAEFDGTDLIGNTKYLMNAVNSLPELTERKQVIDKHTNIATVLLGEIKERSLDSYAKKENDMMVRGGIERSELLGVLRGKGTKMDKLRFAIMYLISSETINPTEVEAVETALRESEVDTAAFQYVKKIKSLNVSLASANSASRSNIVDWAEKLYGQSISAVTAGVKNLLSSDRQLALARTVEALIEGRPNPETDGYLAFDPRAPKSGSGASSSLLKGPFKEAIVFMIGGGNYVEYCSLQELAQNQQPPKHIIYGTTELLTGVDFVEQLTLLGKKMGLGNVGSTPPQ
- the LOC123917882 gene encoding 60S ribosomal protein L3, yielding MSHRKFEHPRHGSLGFLPRKRASRHRGKVKAFPKDDPTKPCRLTAFVGYKSGMTHIVREVEKPGSKLHKKETCEAVTIIETPPVVVVGVVGYVKTPRGLRTLNTVWAQHLSEDIKRRFYKNWCKSKKKAFTKYTKKYETDEGKKDIQTQLEKLKKYATVIRVLAHTQIRKLKGLKQKKAHLMEIQVNGGTVSQKVDYAYGFFEKQIPVDAVFQKDEMIDIIGVTKGKGYEGVVTRWGVTRLPRKTHRGLRKVACIGAWHPARVSFTVARAGQNGYHHRTELNKKIYKVGKTDQESHTAITEFDRTEKEITPMGGFPHYGIVKHDYLMIKGCCVGPKKRVVTLRQSLLKQTSRLALEEINLKFIDTSSKFGHGRFQTTQEKQKFYGRLKA